TTGAATCAGTGGAGAGGAAAAACTGGGTAATTAAGTTGGCTCTGGAAGGACTTAGGTTGTAAAGTTATTTTCACAGTCTCATAGCTGAAGTCAAAGTAGGAACTAGCCATTAATTTTTCAGTGCAATTATGTAAACATCAgtgtattgagcatctactgtgtaccaggcGCCAGAGACAGAGGGAACATGATATTCATAGACTAAGAGGAGGCAGACCGCAAACAAACAATATCAGGTGATAAATGGAGAGACTTAGATATGGTATGGTCAGTAGGGAAGTAGACTGTAGAACTTTGGGGTCCTGATTCTCTGCTTTCTATTAGACAGTGCTATCACCATTCCACACTTGAGGCTATATGTCCAGgcaattttgttaaaaatcagtgataacctaaatatttcatgtaatGGTATGTATGATTATAGGACTCATACAGAGCTGGGGATAAAGTAACAGTATACTTtttaaaggaaactttttttACAATATCCCTTAATGAAGAACTTTTTACTGTCCATTACTTTTCACACTCCTTAACAGGACTCTAGTATGGGATTCCTTTCTACCTACAATACCTCGCCCACTGGCCAGAGTATTTCATTGTTGCAGAGGCACCTGGTGGAGAATTAATGGGTTATAGTAAGTATAATACCACTAGTGTTTTGTGGAGTAGGTAAAGATTTTAATATAGATTTCAACTGATTGCTTTAGACTGCAGAATTGGAATATAATCATGATGCTtgtaattttatttcctcttcaacAATTCAAGAACTTACTGATCTCTGTTTTGGGCATTGTGCTAGGCCCAGGCGATAACGGCAGTGAACCAGACAGACATGGTCTTAGTCTTCTTAAATctttccttctaaaaaaaaaaaaatctttcattctaaggccgggtacagtggctcacacctgtaatcccaacactttggaaggccaaggcaggcagatcctttgaggtcaggaattcaagatcggcctggccaaatggtgaaagcccgcctctactaaaaatacaaaaaattagctgggcgtggtatcgcgtgcctataatcccagctactcaggaagctgaggcgggagaatcacttgaaccccggaggcagaacttgcagtgggctgagatcatgccactgcactccagcctgggtgacacagtgagactccgtctcaaaaaaaaaaaaatctttcattctATACTTTTGTTAAATTTCTACATGGTTTATTTAGTACATAATGCAGGCATCATAGCATCCTCATTGAATTAGCGTTACTAACAGAACCTTTAGCTCTGAACTATATGTGTACATCCAAATGTACCCACATATACCCACACCCATATGAAATgcagatatttgaaaaaatacatactctggtttttttttttcaaaattagttGTGTTTTAAGtatatcattcttttttgttctaaTTCTGATTTTAGAACTATTCTAAATGTAACATATAGTGTTACATTTACAAGtgaatttcaaataaaagcaCTGTTAGCTGGATGACCTCAGGTGGTACTTAAAAACTTCGTTATTAGTTTCCTTTGTAATAAAAACATACTGAAGAGTAATTCTATATTTATGGGTAAATCAGTGTCTAGTTACTGaatgtgatttttgttgttgttggcagTTATGGGTAAAGCAGAAGGCTCAGTAGCTAGGGAAGAATGGCACGGGCACGTCACAGCTCTGTCTGTTGCCCCAGAATTTCGACGCCTTGGTTTGGCTGCTAAACTTATGGAGTTACTAGAGGAGATTTCAGAAAGGTGAGATTCAGTTTTTCAAATACACTTAGTGATTTGTGGACCCCTAACCATTTTCTTCCCTTCAGGCTGAATAACTGTCGTGCTTTACAGTTCACAGGAATTTCATCTTCCATCTCCAGTAGTCCTTAGAACAATTCTGTCACATAGTCAAAgtgatattgtttctattttGCCATTGAGGAAATTAAGGCAAAGTGTTGTAGTGACCCACTGTAGGCCTATAAGCCGAGGAATTGGTGGAATCAGTTCCAAAGGCTAGCTCTCGAGGTTTCTCTTAGTGTTCCCGCCACGGTGGCACACATTCCTAAAATCTGTTACCATTGCCTTGCCATCTGAATAAATTTTTAGCAGTGCTCCTTGGCCACAAGAAAATAGTTCAGTCTTAAGCAGTTATATTCTAACTAACtgtttaataagtatttataGCCTAACAGCTAATagccatttagaaaaaaagtaaattgaaagaagaaatattttcatttcattcttaaaTAATTGTGGCTAGCTACTAATGAGATGTGTGCACCTGTTGGACATTAAATGACTTGGCACGACCACCTGCATTCCTGTTTCATATTGATTTtcatctagtatttttttttaatcacagcaACTGCCAGAAACTCAGCTTCATAGAAATATTATGTCATTAAGAGGAATGTAGCATGATCTTAGGTTGAATTTGTGAACTACTTCAAACTAGTTTGCCAATATCTGACATGTAAGGTTTTGCTGTTTTCCCTGAACATTCGAAATATCCTTTGGTGGCTGTATGAGTTTGGGACACTTTAGGGCACCTGAGTGCACAGTTTGCGAACTGCCAGcatggcatcttttttttttttttttttaagagacgtgTTGTATATATCAAACCTCTTCATTACTGGAGATAAAAGTAATACAATAAATAGAAGAGAAGGCCCCTCCTCGTATCTTCATTCTAGAAGAGGGATGTTTGTAGAAGCTTCACCTGTTGTCAAGCTGCCATTTCTTTCTCCACTGTAATTTCCTAAAAGTGTGGTAGGAAAGAGAATAGTTGCTGAGAAGGGTTCTTGAGCTTAATTTCTACTTAATTATTAGATTTAGTAAAGGCAAGTTTTAAAGAAGTAACTGTGGCCTGACAAAGACTTCAAGGCAAATTAGAGGCAAAGGAGCTCAAACTCATTCAGAGAAGAAATTGTGTTAGCTGAAAAAGAAGTTGGTGCTaatctttaagattttttaaagttctctctAGACCAaacaaaaagggaagaaaattttaGCATGATTATAGTTTACACACATTTATTAATGGCATTATGTTGAAAAAGAGTATTTGGCATTATTGTATAGTGAACAGGGAGTTAGAAAGTGGGTTgttcaatgagaacacatggacacagggaggggaacatcacacaccggggcctgtcgggggtcgGGGTCTAAgggagggatagaattaggatAAATacgtaatgtagatgacgagttgatgggtgcagcaaaccaccatggcacgtgtatacctatgtaacaaacctgcacgttctgcacatgtatcccagaacttaaagtataataataaaaaaaaaaaaagtaggtcgTAACTAGCTATGACCTTGCACATATAATGTAAGGTATTTGTATGATAGATTCTCCCTCTGAGTAGAAAACCACTAAGCTCTCTTCCCTTCCAGTTTCTAAGCCTTCATTATTTTAGACTAGTTGCTAAGATTTAAGTAATCTTTATTTGtaggcatatatatacatatacacatacatgatacatatacatatgcttatatacactatatacatgtatacatagtgcatacaatgtatacattaaaaatagaaaccaaacaagtagaggagaagaaaaattgaatgatagaaatcaactccaaagaagagaaaaaggaaactaaaCCAGCAAAACAAAATGCATGAAATAAAATGGTAGCCCAGAATCCAAATATTGTCAGTAATTACAACAGTAAACGTTAATGGACTtaggactttatttatttattattagtttttgagatggggtcttgctctgttgctcaggctggagtgcagcagcgtgatctcggctcactgcaacgtctgcctcccaggctcaaatgattttcctgcgtcagcctctgagtagctgggattacaggcgcccacgaccatgcACGGCCGGCTATGATGACTCTATTTAAAAGACAAAGGCTGTCTGTATTGTTTACAGGgaatatgtgtaaaatatattaaaatatttttaatacagaaagattgaaagtaaatttttaaattaccttgcAAATTCTAACCAAAAGAAAGTTAGAATACTTATTAATAATAGTTAAATTATAGTTGAATAATTATTACCAGCATAAAAAAGGGTCACTGcatattgataaaatatttaatcaagGAAGTAACaagtctgggagtggtggctcatgactgtaatcccagcaccttgggaggccaagacaggtggatcacttgaggtcaggagttccagaccagtctggccaacatggtgaaatcccgtctcgactaaaaatacaaaaattagccgggtgtggtagcacgtgactgtaatcccagctactcgggaggctgaggcaggagaattgcttgaacctgggaggcgaagattacagtgagccaagatcacgccattgcactccagcctgtgcaacagagcgagactccatctcaaaaaaaaaaaatagcgatTTAAAATGGTATATACCAAGTGACatcatttcaaagtaaaaatgcacaaattgacaaaactacaaggagaaatagacaaattattattataatgggAGATTTAGACATGCTTTTTTCTAATTGATAGAACAATGAGATAGAAATTTGTCAAGCCTATAGAACAAGAATCAGCAATTTTCTTCtgggtcagatagtaaatattcagGCATTACAGGCCACCTAAAGTCTTGGTtacatagttttttgttttgttttgttttgtttttaacaaccattgcaaaaaccattcttagcttgaaGGCAGTAGCAAAATAGTTTATAAGCCAACCCCTGCCCTAAAGAATTTCAATCAGTAGCCCAAAATCTTTTCACGAAGAAAGCTGTGGCTTCTCTGGCCaattttactaaacatttaagaaataatgactgaaagaTCACTTTTACACAAACTATTTTGCACAAGCCAAAAAAGGGGACATTCTCAACTTATTTTTTAAGGCCAGGATAACCTTGATAACAATACTTGACAAAATATGGGAAAGGAAAATTCGAGGAACATCTCACTCAGATGCAAAATCTCGGAAAAATAATTAGCAAAGTGGATTTGGCACTACATCAATAGGATGACACATCAGGAACAAGGTGGTTTCAACTTTACACTAAAGGAGAACACTGGTTATTTTAGAAAGTGCAGCAAACTTGATAAAATCCAATATTCCTTCCTGATAAAAACTGTTAGCAAACTGGGAAATAGAAAGGGGGAACTTCCTTAACCTGAAAAATATCTACAAgaaatttgtattaaatatatttagtagTGATACACTGAATGCTTTCCTTTTGAAATTAGGGACAAGTTAGTCCCGCTTCAGTAATTTACTAGAAATTATAGACAGCAcaggaaagcaggaaaaaataaacGATAGGAGGATTGAGAGGAAACAAAACTTATTTTGCAcagatatgattatataaatataaaatccataagaatataaatatttagaattaatAAAAGGCAAAGTTGTTGGATATAAAGTCAGTATAAAGATCAATTGTATTTACATATGAGAGGAAACAAAACTTACTTATTTTGCACAGATAtgattatacaaatataaaatccacaagaatctagaaataaatgtttagaatTAATAAAAGGTAGGCAAGGTTGTTGGATATAAAGTCagtataaaaatcaattgtatttatatatatataaacagtaaaatttagaaaaagatgCCATAGCATGAAAAAACATTAAGTACTTAAGAATCTAGCAAGTGCTATGCAAGACCTCtctgacatttaaaaaacttttttgagaGATATTACAGTAGCCCTGATAAGTGGAGCGATAAACTGTCACTGGATTAGAGGATACAGTAAAACAGGTAATTGACCGCAGTTCCAATGTAATTGCAGTCAAAATCCCAAGCATTTTTTATAGTACTTGTTAAGCTGACTCTGAAACATACAGAGGAACAGAAAGAGCAAAAAAGAGACAAGATATtcttgaacaacaacaaaaatgggtGATGTGCCCCTCCAGGTATCAGACTGTaaagagtgagactgtatcttaGTGCTGTAGTTATCTAGACCAGTGTTAACAGAATTTGAGAAACAGACCCAAGAATATATGGACTTTAACATACCACAGGAGAGGCATTGCACATCAATAGTATGAAGATAGACTTTTCAGTAAAGGTGGTTGGACAATTGGATGTccctatgggaaaaaaaaatttcccagatTACCACTATTCCATACACAAATCAACTCCAGATTTATTAAAAACCTAGATGTGAAACCAAAACTAAGAAgtcttttaaatataatatggCAGAGTGTCTCTGTGGCCTCAGtgtagaactttttaaaaaggccaTAAAAAGGCTAAGGGAAGGATTCATATATTCAGCTTCACTGAAGTGAAGTAACTTTTTATCAAAAGATAACATAAGGATAATGACAAGACAAACCACAAAttggaaaaagatacttgcagacattacacagTATTGAATATTCACAATACATAGAGAACTGTAGCGGGGGAAAAATTGTATGAAAGATTTAAGTACTATACAGTAGGAGAAATCTAAATGGCCAACCAACAGAAATATATTCAGCATCGTTAGTAattggaaatacaaattaaaatctgaGATATAGTTACACTGTAagattggcaaaaataaaaacatgatgcACCAAGCCTTGCTGCTGTGGAATGGAGGCTTACTCACTTCTGTGCAAGAGTAAGTTGGTACAAGCCAGttggaaaaacagtttggcattaACTAATGAAGATGTGCCCTGTGACACAACAGTGAGACTCCTAGCTATAGACCTTACGTGAGACACTCAACAGAAGTATTCATAGGAGCATCGTTTGTAATAGTAAAAGCCAGAAACATATCAACAGGACCGTGAATGACTTGTGCACAAGCCCAGCCACTCTTGAAGCTGACTCTTACAATGTTAGTCGACTGAGAGaagcaaaagacaaaagaatatatgattccatgtatataaacTTCATAAACAGGAGAAACTGTAATAGGTGGTGAATTTGTAGAACAAATGCCTTGAGTTTATCTTTTAAGAAAACGTGTTGTAGCTTTTGAAATACTAGCAAGCAAACATAAAGTCATCTTCTTACACTGCAAAGTAATTGTCATAAATCCTAAGTAATACAAATTTCTATTACCATGTAATCAGCTACAAGGTCCTATTACTACCATTCTGAGTAGTAGTCAAAGCAAGGTAAAAACacgttttaaaaaaaatatgtatctattaCTTTCTAGGGTTTCTCACATTCtaacattttcctttgtttttttttttaaagaaagggtgGATTTTTTGTCGATCTCTTTGTAAGAGTATCTAACCAAGTTGCAGTTAACATGTACAAGCAGTTGGGCTACAGTGTATATAGGACGGTCATAGAGTACTATTCGGCCAGCAACGGGGAGCCTGATGAGGACGCTTATGGTAAGCTCCCTTCCATGGCAGTATCCCCAAGAAGTCGAAACAGTTACATTCTTTCTACAGATTGtagtatttgattattttaataaatgtagaagattcatatttgactttaaaatttaaatctccCTCAACCTACCTTTATGAACCTATTAGTAGTAGTAATTAACTTACCTATTAACTAACCAATGGTTAATTTCTGTACCTTACTGTTTTACTCTGTTACATACATATTATTTTGCTAACAAGAAAACGTGTATTGTGAGCTGAATCCTGGGTGAGGTTTGGTTAGCATCTGGTACACCTGGCAATTGGGAgacatttataaatacattttgctTAGAATATGGTGGAAGTGGGGGTAGGGGATAAAACCTCTTATGGGAACTTTACCTATACACTTTACATTTGATATAATACGTTTTTTGGGTGTTTATATTAAACTTTGCTTCTTTACAGATATGAGGAAAGCACTTTCCAGGGATACTGAGAAGAAATCCATCATACCATTACCTCATCCTGTGAGGCCTGAAGACATTGAATAACCCTGGGCAGTGGTTCTTAGGCAGATACTCTAGATGCTTTATGGACAATATTATTTTCATTGGATGATTCTGGAGCTCTATTAGGAGAAAAGTAATCATTTTAGGTCTTAAAGACTTCAAGAAAATACAGgttatcaatttattttaaatctcgTTGTTTCCAGTTAGCAATATCATACCTATTAAAGCTGTTCATTGTAACAAAATTCAATCAAAAAGGCAGCTAGGTCAGAAGGAAACATACCACTCTCATGGTTCATAGTATTCACTGTATGTATGCTAGGGAAGAGACTTGCTCCAGTCTCCTCCTTAATTCTGTGCCCGAGAACCACTGCtgcatatatttgtttttaaattttgtattgaaCTGTTAATTGAAGCTTTAAAAGCatatatgaaatgtataaatCTAAGATGTATAATACATTGTTGACTCTATGAATGTTTTCTGAAGTTTGTTAGTCATTTGTAAAACTAAATCAgattgtaatcccagtactttgggaggccaaggcaggctgattgcttgaggtcaggagtttgagaccagcctggccaaaatctatactaaaaaaaatacaaaaattagctgggcatcccagctatgcagaagctgaagcacaagaattgcttgaaccctggaggtggaggttgcagtgagctgagatcatcccactgcactccagcccgggcaacagagtaagaccctgcctcaaaaaaaaaatcaggattgtGAAAGGTCATCATTTAAGATACATTTAATTAAATTGTGACTTCCAtacatagtattttaaaaatgcacactTGAAGCAATCACTGTCCAGCATACTTAAGAAGCTCCCTTCTTATCGTGTAGTAAATTCTTCCCAGTCACCTGCGTTCATTCCATTATACTGTTTGTTAGTCCTAGATCTTTTCTCCTCTTCACAATGCTTTGCTTAAATCCTGCCCttctaaaaagccaaaaaaaaaaacttgtttttttttttttttttgggagaggaAAAAGAACATAATTCCTAAAGAAAGGCCATATAACTATATCATAGGCCAAccatgtattttatgtgtagtgtCTTCCTCTGTAATATGTGAAAATATCCAGTTAGTGAAAGACTTAACTGAAGAAAAACCCAcaagaaattattattaaactTTTACTATCGAAAGGATTTACTTTGGTGGAGTTGAGGGTGGGAGAGAAATGAATCTTTATGTTCTCCTGTTTGTTAGAGAATAGCTTTTTCCCTTCCAGCTTTcacagtggcacatgcttatTACAATTCTACCTTGGGAACatgacagaatttttttcttatgcatTCATGCAACATAAACAGGTAATTCTAGGAAGACTGTGATTAAGTCACTTGCATTCTGACCTATTATTTTCATCTCTCCCTGACTCTGGGTGAGCCAAAGGCTATTAAGATGATGTTCTCCTGCTCACTCACTAGGCAGACCTCTACTCGAGAAGTGATGATCTGACACCACAGCAGCTGATGCTCGTCCAGTGACTAAAGCAGTCAGGCTGAAAACAGATTTTATCTCAACAACAACAGTCCTATTTTCTTCTGTCCTCAAACACTGTTATTTTCAAGATAAAATTTAGTAACATTACGAAGTAGCTTTTATTCCCTTCGGTGAATAAGATGTGcacatttaataataaatttgctTACTAAAGGTCCTTTTAGGGGAAAACAACCTTAAAAATACAGTTCTAGTCCTTGGGCagtgaacaaagaaaaaatgtgctTGAGAAACACAGTCCAGGTTAAAGGAAAACTCTCAGATCGGTTAATGCAGTTGAATTTTTGCTTGAGAATGTGAGCAACATATCAGCAAATACATTCATTCTTGTGCTACTCTTCATTATTTAGCATAGAGCTACCTTAGGTGTTTCTACACATGCTCTAAACCAAGAGTAAGTTTAACATGTCAGCAGTGAGGAGTAGACATTTTCTACTATAGCACACTGGGAGATGTTTACTGGTACTCTAGGTAGAAATGACTCCATTGTCCACTAAGTTTGGGAAATAAATAATACGGCAACATTGCTACTGGAGATACATAATGTACAGAAGCCTAACTGTAAAGAGATTTGATTAACGAGACTTAAGTCTTTTAGTCCAGAATTTCCCAAATTTATGTGAACATGGGACATCATTTTTCATAGCACACATGTGAACAAGCCATTATTCTTTAAACAAGGTATTACAAACTCAACCACTCTGGAGAACTGATGAGCGCCTAACTGAAATTAGACTAAATTCTTGGTAAACAATGTTTTCTGAACCTTGTTCAGAAATATAATCACTGCAAATTATTTTCCAAGTGGTGTTCTAAAAAACACTTAATATAACTGGCCACTAGTAAGAAGGTAAGGTAAATTAATCCACTCGCATTCAATTCTACAAGGAATGAAACCGTTTTTAAAAGTGGCTTAGAACAAacaatttactgagcacttactatgcacCCACCGGGTATATTCCTTTTATAATGTATTCTTCAAAATGAGCTGTCAAACTATTGGCCCATTTTgtgaatgaggaaaatgaaaattaagttatataaccatgagtggcagagctgggaaatGAACTCAAGTCTGTGGCTCTGAAGACATGAAAAAGTTACACATTTCAGATGAATGCATAAACTATCTATCTTTATGGGTATGACATGAAGTTACTGTAGAATGTTACCTTAATTACATTTCCTAATGCATAATGTGGACAGACATTAGAAAAGTTTGGACTCAGATGGAAAAAGAAATCCAGCAGTTAAAAAAGTCCTTTACTTGCAATCCCTACCCCTAGCTAACCcaagagcatttaaaaaataacttaaaaagtagCCATCAAAGATACCAATCAATTTCTTACTGGTGAAATATATAAGAACTTCCAGGAGTCACAAGAGTTCCAAacaattaatttataaaaataacaaaacatttgTCTATGAAAAAAAGATCAGGATTCACTCTCATCGACGTCCTCATCTGGATGGTGCTCAGCATCCTCCTTTTCCTGCTGCTGTTTCTTCCACAGTTTGGCcatggccaggagtttgaggttaggTTGGTTGGCAGCATCTTCTGGAAAGATGTAATCAAAGTATTCTTCCCAGCCTGCATCagactacagaaataaaaaatgaaaagataagcaaacGTTGGTGATATACTCACATATCAGAGTGAAGAATTTTTACTGGAAATCCGGAtgattacctccattttacaaaataacatgAAAGTCTACTACAGAAAGAACAAGGGCTGGGTCTGAAAGACTGGGAGTGAGTAAGCAGCAACTGTAGCTCAGTGAGAACTAAACtggtagaaaaaaattctaaaaatctaaGCACAGCTCCTCTATAGCCAACCAAGATGTTCAGTGTCTCCAACTACATTGTGCAGTCTTACACTTAAGAAAATGTTTAACGATCTTCACATAATATTCACCCAGTAGCAAAAGCCATACATCTGTGCATTATTATTCCAACTCCCTACCCTCCCATCCTCACCTCCTGTCAGTCACTGATTTCACTTCCCAAATATTGTTCTAACAGGCCCTGTGGCCCTGTTCTAGTTCCAGCTTCCATGTCTTGCTCAGCTTATAAAAACTGCTTCCTGATGGGTCTTCTTTCTCCAATCTAAGCCCCTTGAGTCTGCCAGGATGAGATGCCAGCAATCTGGTCACGTCATTTTATGCAAGACAGCCTTCACTGACTCCCACCAAACTCCTTACCGCCTA
This window of the Gorilla gorilla gorilla isolate KB3781 chromosome 21, NHGRI_mGorGor1-v2.1_pri, whole genome shotgun sequence genome carries:
- the NAA20 gene encoding N-alpha-acetyltransferase 20 isoform X2, translated to MTTLRAFTCDDLFRFNNINLDPLTETYGIPFYLQYLAHWPEYFIVAEAPGGELMGYIMGKAEGSVAREEWHGHVTALSVAPEFRRLGLAAKLMELLEEISERKGGFFVDLFVRVSNQVAVNMYKQLGYSVYRTVIEYYSASNGEPDEDAYDMRKALSRDTEKKSIIPLPHPVRPEDIE